A segment of the Curtobacterium sp. MCSS17_007 genome:
CACAGGGTCTCGCCGCGCTCCGGCGATCCGGGGTTGAGAGTCCGGACAGCGTCCTGCTCGCCGCGGCCGAGGCCGTCGCGAAGGCCCGCTCGTCGGCGCACGACGGCTGGTTCGGCATCGACGGCGCCCACGTCGAACTGCGCCAGGACGGGAGCTTCACGGCCCGGGCACGTCGCGGGACGGCCTTCACGGCGACCGGGCGGTGGGCAGTGGACCGGGGGACGGCGCGGGCGGGCATCGTGCTCGCCGCGCGCTGAGACGCGGCGCGCGGGGGCGCGTCGGACGAACGAGAAAGGAACCACCATGGTGCAGCAGGACGAGGACACCTCCGTCGAGGCGGTGTTCGACCGGTACGCCGACCGACCGGCGCTCCGACAGCGGGACGGCGAGGCCGTCACCGACACGAGCTTCCGGGAACTCCAGGACCGTGCGCGGGCACTCGCGGCGGTGCTCGGCGAGACCGTGTCGCCGGGCGACCGGATCGCGGTGCTCGGTCCGCCGAGCGCCGACGTCGTGACGCTCGAGCTCGCGTGCTCGGTGCTCGGCGCGGTGAGCGTGCCGCTGCAGTCCAGCGCGCCCGTCGAGCAGCTCCGCGCGATCGTCGACGAGACGACGCCGGTGTGGCTGGGCGTCACCGCCGACCAGGCCGCGACCGCCCGGGCGGTCACCGACGCGGCCGCCGCCGAGGTCCGCACCCTCGTGCTCGACACGGACGACGCGGCAGCGCTGCCGACGCTCGCCGACCTCGTGGCCCGCGGCCGCGACCTGCCGCAGCCGATCCCGTGGCGACCGGCGCCCGACGAGGACCCGCTCGCCCTGCTGCTCTACACCTCGGGCAGCACCGGGACCCCGAAGGGTGCGATGTACACGCGGTCGATGGTCGAGCGGCTCTGGCACGCACTGCCACCGGACCACCCGGACGCCGTGACCGTCGGGTACGCCTACCTGCCGCTCAGCCACCTGACCGGTCGCGCGGCGCTGCTCGCCACGCTCGGCCGCGGCGGGACCGTGGCACTGGCGACCTCGACCGACCTGTCGGCCCTGTTCGAGGACCTCCGGGTCTACGCGCCGACCGAGCTCGTCCTCGTCCCGCGGATCGCCGAGATGGTCCGCCAGGAGGGTGCCCGCGAGGAGCAGCGCCGGCTCGCGGCGGGAGCCGTCGGAGCGGCGGGAGCCGGGGGAACGGCCGGCGCCACCGACGCAGCGGCCGTGCGTGCACAGGTGCAGGACGACCTCCGGACGCGTGCCTTCGGCGGCCGCGTCGGGCAGGCCGTCTGCGCCAGCGCACCGCTCACGCCCGAGCTCCGCACGTACCTCGAGGAGTGCCTCGGCGTCCCACTGCACGACCTGTACGGCTCGACCGAGGCGGGCAGCATCCTGCGCGACGGCGTGGTGCAGCAGCCGCCGGTCACCGAGCACAAGATCGTCGACGTCCCCGAGCTCGGGTACCGCACCACCGACCGACCGCACCCGCGCGGCGAGTTGCTCGTGCGGAGCACCGCGGTGATCCCCGGGTACTTCCGTCGCCCGGACGTCACCGCCGCGGTGTTCGACGAGGACGGGTTCTACCGGACCGGCGACGTGATGGCGCAGACCGGTCCGGACACGTACGAGTACCTCGACCGCCGGAACAACGTCATCAAGCTCTCGCAGGGCGAGTTCGTCGCGGTGTCGGCCCTCGAGGCGACCTACGGTGGGACGCCGGAGGTCCGGCAGATCGCCCTGCACGGGGACAGCCGGCACGCGTTCCTCGTCGCCGTCGTCGTGCCCGCCGACCCGCAGGCCACCGAGGGCGACCTGCTCGCCGCCCTGCAGCGCACCGCCCGCGCGCACGACCTCGCCCCGTACGAGGTGCCGCGGGCACTCGTCGTCGAGCCGGACCCCTTCACGGTCGACAACGGCATGCTCTCCGACGCCCGGAAGCTCCTCCGTCCCCGGGTCACCGCCCGCTACGGGGACCGGTTCGCCGCGCTCTACGACGCCGTCGCCGAGCAGCAGAGCGGCACGCTCGTCGCGACGCTGCGCGAGCACGTCGGCGACGAACCGACCGTCGACACCGTCGTCCGTGCCGCCCGTGACCTGCTCGGAGCCGAGGTCAGCACCGAGGCCGCATCGGCCGCCCGGTTCTCGGACCTCGGCGGTGACTCCCTGTCGGCCCTGACCTTCTCCGGGGTCCTCGAGGACGTGTTCGAGACCGAGGTGCCCGTCGGCGTCATCACCGACCCGACGAACGACCTCGCCGCGGTGGCCGCGTACGTCGAGCGCTCGGCCGCCGACGACCGCCCGACCGTCGCCCGCGTGCACGGCGCCGACCCGACGGTGCTGCGGGCGTCGGACCTGCGCGTCGACCGCCTGCTCGGTACGGTCCCCGAGTCCGTCGCACGCGCATCCCGCGCCGCCGCGGACAGGCCCCGCACCGTCCTGCTCACCGGCGCGAACGGCTACCTCGGCCGCTTCACCGCGATGGACTGGCTCGAGCGGCTCGCACCGGTGGGCGGCACGCTCGTCTGCGTCGTGCGTGGGTCGGACGACGCCGCTGCCCGTCGTCGACTGGACGCCGCGTTCGCGGCCGACCCGGCGTTCGCCGACCGGTTCGCCGAGCTCTCGGGGTCGCTCGAGGTACTCGCCGGCGACGTCAGCGAGCACCTGCTCGGCCTCGAGGGACCGCGGTGGGAGGACCTCGCCGCACGAGTGGACCTCGTCGCGCACGCCGCCGCCCTGGTGAACCACGTCCTGCCGTACACCGCGCTCTTCGGGCCGAACGTCGTCGGGACCGCCGAGGTCGTCCGGCTCGCGATCGCCGCCGGGAGCGTCCCTGTCACCTTCGTGTCGAGCGTCGCAGTCGCCGGCGGAGCCCGTCCGAGTGCGACCGAGGACGTCGCCCCCGGTGCCCCCACAGCACTCGACGAGCAGGCGGACGTCCGGACGACCATCCCCGAGTGGACGGTCGCCGACGAGTACGCGAACGGGTACGGCGCGAGCAAGTGGGCCAGCGAGGTGCTGCTCCGCGAGGCCCACGAACAGCACGGGGTCCCGGTCGCGGTGTTCCGCTCCGACATGGTCCTGGCGCACCCGCGTTGGCGCGGCCAGGTGAACCTGCCCGACGTGTTCACCCGCCTGGTCTGGAGCGTGCTCGCCACCGGGTTGGCGCCCGTGTCCTTCGTGCAGCGGACCGAGGACGGTCGGGTCCAGCGCTCGCACTACGACGGTCTGCCCGCCGACTTCACCGCCGCGGCGATCGATGCGATCGGCGCGTCGGTGATCGACGGCCACCGGACGTTCAACGTCGTCAACCCGCACGACGACGGCGTCTCGCTCGACACCTTCGTCGACTGGCTGGTCGAGGACGGGCACGCGATCGAGCGCGTCGAGGACCACGCCGAGTGGGTCGACCGGTTCCGGTCGGCGCTCGAGGCGATGCCGGACGAGGACCGCGCACGCTCGGTGCTGCCACTGCTGCACGCCTTCGCGGTTCCGGAGGCCCCGCACGCCGGGTCCGC
Coding sequences within it:
- the car gene encoding carboxylic acid reductase, which translates into the protein MVQQDEDTSVEAVFDRYADRPALRQRDGEAVTDTSFRELQDRARALAAVLGETVSPGDRIAVLGPPSADVVTLELACSVLGAVSVPLQSSAPVEQLRAIVDETTPVWLGVTADQAATARAVTDAAAAEVRTLVLDTDDAAALPTLADLVARGRDLPQPIPWRPAPDEDPLALLLYTSGSTGTPKGAMYTRSMVERLWHALPPDHPDAVTVGYAYLPLSHLTGRAALLATLGRGGTVALATSTDLSALFEDLRVYAPTELVLVPRIAEMVRQEGAREEQRRLAAGAVGAAGAGGTAGATDAAAVRAQVQDDLRTRAFGGRVGQAVCASAPLTPELRTYLEECLGVPLHDLYGSTEAGSILRDGVVQQPPVTEHKIVDVPELGYRTTDRPHPRGELLVRSTAVIPGYFRRPDVTAAVFDEDGFYRTGDVMAQTGPDTYEYLDRRNNVIKLSQGEFVAVSALEATYGGTPEVRQIALHGDSRHAFLVAVVVPADPQATEGDLLAALQRTARAHDLAPYEVPRALVVEPDPFTVDNGMLSDARKLLRPRVTARYGDRFAALYDAVAEQQSGTLVATLREHVGDEPTVDTVVRAARDLLGAEVSTEAASAARFSDLGGDSLSALTFSGVLEDVFETEVPVGVITDPTNDLAAVAAYVERSAADDRPTVARVHGADPTVLRASDLRVDRLLGTVPESVARASRAAADRPRTVLLTGANGYLGRFTAMDWLERLAPVGGTLVCVVRGSDDAAARRRLDAAFAADPAFADRFAELSGSLEVLAGDVSEHLLGLEGPRWEDLAARVDLVAHAAALVNHVLPYTALFGPNVVGTAEVVRLAIAAGSVPVTFVSSVAVAGGARPSATEDVAPGAPTALDEQADVRTTIPEWTVADEYANGYGASKWASEVLLREAHEQHGVPVAVFRSDMVLAHPRWRGQVNLPDVFTRLVWSVLATGLAPVSFVQRTEDGRVQRSHYDGLPADFTAAAIDAIGASVIDGHRTFNVVNPHDDGVSLDTFVDWLVEDGHAIERVEDHAEWVDRFRSALEAMPDEDRARSVLPLLHAFAVPEAPHAGSAIPADAFSTAVRAVRPLGSPDVPSLDHALITKVADDLAFLGLLGPAASPTR